A section of the Pseudomonas prosekii genome encodes:
- the gmd gene encoding GDP-mannose 4,6-dehydratase, with protein sequence MTKSALITGITGQDGAYLAKLLLDKGYKVHGLVARRSSDSRWRLREMGVEGDIVYLDGDMADACSVQRAVIKSAPDEVYNLAAQSFVAASWDQPVITGIVDGLGVTHVLEAIRQFSPHTRFYQASTSEMFGLIQAEQQDENTPFYPRSPYGVAKLYGHWITVNYRESFNLHASSGILFNHESPLRGIEFVTRKVTDAAARIKHGKQDELRLGNIDTKRDWGFAGDYVEAMWLMLQQDKADDYVVATGVTTTVREMCRIAFDHIGLNYRDYVKIDPAFFRPAEVDVLLGNPAKAQRVLGWKPKTDLDTLIRTMMDADMKRVAKE encoded by the coding sequence ATGACAAAAAGTGCACTGATCACAGGTATCACCGGCCAGGACGGCGCTTATCTGGCCAAACTGTTGCTCGACAAGGGCTACAAGGTCCACGGCCTAGTGGCCCGGCGCAGCAGCGATTCGCGCTGGCGCCTGCGCGAGATGGGGGTCGAGGGCGACATCGTCTACCTGGACGGCGACATGGCCGATGCCTGCTCGGTGCAGCGCGCGGTGATCAAGTCGGCGCCGGACGAGGTCTACAACCTGGCGGCGCAAAGCTTCGTCGCCGCCTCGTGGGATCAACCGGTGATCACCGGCATCGTCGATGGCCTCGGCGTCACGCACGTGCTCGAAGCGATCCGCCAGTTCAGCCCGCACACGCGTTTTTATCAGGCCTCGACCAGCGAAATGTTCGGTTTGATCCAGGCTGAGCAGCAGGACGAAAACACCCCGTTCTACCCGCGCAGCCCTTATGGCGTGGCCAAGCTCTACGGGCATTGGATCACCGTCAACTACCGCGAAAGCTTCAACCTGCACGCCAGCAGCGGCATCCTGTTCAACCACGAATCACCGCTGCGCGGCATCGAATTCGTCACCCGCAAAGTCACCGACGCCGCCGCGCGGATCAAGCACGGCAAACAGGACGAACTGCGCCTGGGCAACATCGACACCAAACGCGATTGGGGGTTTGCCGGCGACTACGTCGAAGCCATGTGGCTAATGCTGCAACAGGACAAGGCTGACGACTACGTGGTCGCCACCGGCGTGACCACCACCGTGCGCGAAATGTGCCGGATCGCCTTCGATCACATCGGCCTGAACTACCGCGACTACGTGAAAATCGACCCGGCGTTCTTCCGCCCGGCCGAGGTCGACGTGCTGCTCGGCAACCCGGCCAAGGCCCAGCGTGTACTGGGCTGGAAGCCGAAAACAGACTTGGATACCTTGATCCGCACGATGATGGATGCGGACATGAAACGCGTCGCCAAGGAGTAG
- a CDS encoding glycosyltransferase codes for MLIIIHSETNKSNIQQNLGRPEYSYYFVLKEFRPVLERIGQVLEVSDPDELVDRLYFDCLSRGEPCIFLSFSPPHRTPIHYACPTIPVFAWEFSTIPTESWQGEPRHDWRVVLQACGRAITHSTFTVNAVREVMGAEYPICAIPAPVWDRFAARGELLSKQPVVAPVSLNLRGLLIDSRTTDLRPYGPPALREGTPLTFDGPPQDCQLQLQGVVYTSVFNPYDGRKNWQDMISAFCTTFRDTPDATLVLKLTHHDIANALNDMLHHVYKNQTYQCRIVLIHGYLADLDYEALVQATSYVVNSSYGEGQCLPLMEFMSCGKPAIAPLNTAMADYVDSDNAFIVNSTDELTAWPHDPRAAFRTLRYVTDWDSLCSAYRASYDVAKSDVERYARMSAHAVSSLQRFCSQASTEQRLRAFFEQRLEASNA; via the coding sequence ATGCTGATCATCATTCATTCGGAAACCAACAAGAGCAACATCCAGCAAAACCTCGGGCGCCCGGAATACAGCTATTACTTCGTGCTCAAGGAATTTCGCCCGGTGCTCGAGCGCATCGGCCAAGTGCTGGAAGTCAGCGACCCGGACGAACTGGTCGATCGCTTGTATTTCGACTGTTTGAGCCGTGGCGAGCCGTGCATTTTCCTCTCGTTCTCGCCGCCGCATCGCACGCCGATTCATTACGCCTGCCCGACCATTCCGGTGTTCGCCTGGGAGTTCAGCACCATTCCTACCGAGAGCTGGCAGGGCGAGCCGCGTCACGATTGGCGCGTGGTCCTGCAAGCGTGCGGCCGGGCGATTACGCATTCGACGTTCACGGTCAACGCAGTGCGCGAAGTGATGGGCGCCGAGTACCCGATCTGTGCGATTCCAGCGCCGGTCTGGGATCGGTTTGCCGCGCGCGGCGAACTGTTGAGCAAGCAACCGGTGGTGGCGCCGGTCAGCCTCAATTTGCGCGGCTTGTTGATCGACAGCCGCACCACCGACCTGCGCCCTTATGGCCCGCCCGCCTTGCGCGAAGGCACGCCGCTGACGTTCGACGGCCCGCCGCAGGATTGCCAGTTGCAGTTGCAAGGCGTGGTCTACACCTCGGTGTTCAACCCATACGACGGGCGCAAAAACTGGCAGGACATGATCAGCGCGTTTTGCACCACGTTCCGCGACACTCCCGACGCGACGCTGGTGCTCAAACTCACTCACCATGACATCGCCAACGCGCTCAACGACATGCTCCATCACGTCTACAAAAACCAGACATATCAGTGCCGGATCGTGTTGATCCACGGTTACCTCGCCGACCTCGATTACGAAGCGCTGGTGCAGGCCACCAGCTACGTGGTCAACAGTTCTTACGGCGAAGGGCAGTGCCTGCCGCTGATGGAGTTCATGTCCTGCGGCAAACCGGCGATTGCGCCACTGAACACTGCGATGGCCGATTACGTTGACAGCGACAACGCGTTTATCGTCAATTCCACTGATGAACTCACGGCGTGGCCGCACGACCCGCGCGCGGCGTTTCGCACGCTGCGTTATGTGACGGATTGGGATTCGCTGTGCAGCGCCTATCGCGCCAGTTATGACGTGGCGAAAAGTGATGTCGAGCGTTATGCGCGAATGTCGGCGCACGCGGTCAGCAGCCTGCAGCGCTTTTGCAGTCAGGCCAGCACCGAACAGCGCCTGCGAGCGTTTTTCGAGCAACGCCTGGAAGCCTCGAACGCATGA
- a CDS encoding class I SAM-dependent methyltransferase, producing MIRRLLARLWPAPPLPAPMPTPMPTPMPVASVSPRDVGLHDAILDGWFLNDTGELLKGFAISADDTLLDVGCGEGVATLFAVRQGASVIFTDSEHNKVRELARQVDAQSTRQNLGLVSNSLPLPLADGCASKVVCMEVLEHIAEPEPFMAELVRMGRPGALYLLSVPAPLGEQLQQGIAPASYFQSPNHVQIFSAQRFAALVEDAGLVIEHRQASGFFWVMGMIFFWASERAAGRDLSGAVRDRIQAPYPPLMESWAKTWQDLLAQPNGLAIKQMLDQFMPKSQVIIARKPLEAAPASAAVPRAGA from the coding sequence ATGATCCGGCGCCTGCTCGCACGCCTGTGGCCCGCGCCGCCACTGCCTGCGCCTATGCCAACGCCTATGCCAACGCCCATGCCAGTGGCCAGCGTTTCGCCGCGCGATGTCGGTTTGCATGATGCGATTCTTGATGGCTGGTTTCTCAACGATACCGGCGAGTTGCTCAAGGGTTTCGCGATCAGCGCTGACGACACGTTGCTGGATGTCGGTTGCGGCGAAGGCGTGGCGACGTTGTTTGCGGTGCGACAAGGCGCTTCGGTGATTTTTACCGACAGCGAACACAACAAGGTTCGCGAACTGGCGCGGCAAGTCGATGCGCAATCGACCCGACAGAATCTCGGTTTGGTCAGCAACAGCCTGCCACTGCCGCTGGCCGACGGCTGCGCGAGCAAAGTGGTGTGCATGGAAGTGCTCGAGCACATCGCTGAACCCGAGCCGTTCATGGCCGAACTGGTGCGCATGGGCCGCCCGGGGGCGCTGTACCTGCTGAGCGTGCCGGCGCCGCTGGGCGAACAGTTGCAGCAGGGCATCGCCCCGGCCAGCTATTTTCAGTCGCCCAATCACGTACAGATTTTCAGCGCGCAACGCTTTGCCGCGCTGGTCGAAGACGCCGGGCTGGTGATCGAGCATCGCCAGGCCAGCGGGTTTTTCTGGGTCATGGGCATGATCTTCTTCTGGGCCAGCGAACGCGCGGCCGGGCGTGACTTGAGCGGCGCGGTGCGCGACCGGATTCAGGCGCCGTATCCGCCGCTGATGGAGAGTTGGGCGAAAACCTGGCAAGACTTGCTGGCGCAGCCCAACGGCTTGGCGATCAAACAGATGCTCGATCAATTCATGCCGAAAAGTCAGGTGATCATCGCGCGCAAACCGCTGGAGGCTGCGCCAGCATCCGCGGCCGTACCGAGGGCCGGGGCATGA
- a CDS encoding GDP-mannose 4,6-dehydratase has translation MKKRLFVTGLTGFVGQHLQSRLSAEGSPWHLLPVPSRYDLGQPDSLEGLWPQMPDAVIHLAGQTFVPEAFRDPARTFNINLLGTLNLLQALKTRGFKGTFLYVSSGDVYGQVSEAQLPITEHQPPCPRNPYAVSKLSAEFLSLQWGLSEGWPVLVARPFNHIGTGQKDSFVIASAARQISRIKQGLQAPQLEVGDIDVSRDFLDVGDVVSAYLALLEKGTPGQVYNICSGREQTIRSLIEQLGDLAQVDMQLIQDPARLRRADQRRVCGSHARLAETTGWTPEITTQQSLRAILSDWEKRVKEQ, from the coding sequence TTGAAAAAGCGTCTGTTCGTTACGGGTCTGACGGGATTCGTAGGACAACACCTCCAATCGCGATTGAGCGCTGAAGGCTCGCCGTGGCACTTGTTGCCCGTGCCGTCCCGCTACGACCTCGGCCAACCGGACAGCCTCGAAGGCCTGTGGCCGCAAATGCCCGACGCGGTCATTCACCTCGCTGGCCAGACCTTCGTCCCCGAAGCGTTTCGCGACCCGGCGCGCACCTTCAATATCAACCTGCTCGGCACTTTGAATTTGCTCCAGGCGCTGAAGACGCGTGGCTTCAAAGGCACGTTCCTGTACGTCAGCTCCGGCGACGTCTACGGCCAGGTCAGCGAAGCGCAGTTGCCGATCACCGAACACCAGCCGCCCTGCCCGCGCAATCCTTACGCCGTGAGCAAACTCTCGGCCGAATTCCTCAGCCTGCAATGGGGCTTGAGCGAAGGTTGGCCGGTGCTGGTCGCGCGCCCGTTCAACCACATCGGCACCGGGCAGAAGGACAGCTTCGTCATCGCCAGCGCCGCGCGGCAAATCAGTCGAATCAAACAAGGCCTGCAAGCGCCACAACTGGAGGTCGGCGACATTGATGTCAGCCGCGACTTCCTTGATGTCGGCGATGTGGTCTCGGCCTACCTCGCGTTGCTGGAAAAAGGCACGCCGGGCCAGGTGTACAACATTTGCTCGGGGCGCGAGCAAACGATCCGCAGTTTGATTGAACAGTTGGGGGACCTCGCTCAGGTCGACATGCAATTGATTCAGGATCCGGCGCGCCTTCGCCGCGCGGATCAGCGTCGCGTTTGCGGCAGCCATGCCAGGCTGGCCGAAACCACAGGATGGACGCCTGAAATCACCACACAACAATCCCTGCGGGCGATCCTGTCCGACTGGGAGAAGCGAGTGAAAGAACAATGA
- a CDS encoding mannose-1-phosphate guanylyltransferase/mannose-6-phosphate isomerase, with product MLIPVILSGGAGTRLWPVSREGHPKPFMTLPDGQSLLGKTYRRAAGLLDGWGDIVTVTNREYYFQSKDHYHDAQMARHRGHFLLEPTGRNTAPAIAAAALSLQALHGDEAIMVVMPADHLIVNVEALQSAVEHAVTLARAGYLVTFGVKPTAPETGFGYIQTGAPLDDRGAAKVQRFVEKPDLQTATHYLESGHFLWNSGMFCFSVATLLAELQVHAPELLEQTRACMADSAPVETGGCLQQELSPTLFAEITDISIDYALMERSDKVVVVPAGFDWSDIGSWSALAALIAPDAQNNRASGDAVFVDSHNNFVQSEGRLVAAVGVENLIIVDTADAVLVAHADRAQDVRRVAKQLKADKHEAYRLHRTVSRPWGTYTVLEEGPRFKIKRIVVKPGGKLSLQMHHHRNEHWVVVEGMAKVTNNGTGTHLVAKNESTFIAAGHKHRLENPGVIDLVIIEVQSGEYLGEDDIVRFEDQYGRTV from the coding sequence ATGCTGATTCCTGTGATCCTCTCCGGCGGTGCCGGGACCCGTTTGTGGCCGGTGTCCCGCGAAGGGCATCCGAAGCCGTTCATGACCCTGCCCGACGGCCAGTCGCTGCTGGGCAAAACCTATCGGCGCGCGGCGGGGCTGCTCGACGGTTGGGGCGATATCGTCACGGTGACCAATCGCGAGTATTACTTCCAGAGCAAGGATCACTACCACGACGCGCAAATGGCCCGGCATCGCGGGCATTTCCTGCTTGAGCCGACGGGCCGCAACACCGCCCCGGCCATCGCCGCAGCGGCGCTGTCGCTGCAAGCGTTGCATGGCGACGAAGCGATCATGGTGGTGATGCCGGCCGATCATTTGATCGTCAATGTCGAAGCGCTGCAAAGCGCCGTCGAGCACGCGGTGACGCTGGCCCGCGCCGGTTATCTGGTGACGTTCGGGGTCAAACCGACCGCGCCGGAAACCGGCTTCGGCTACATCCAGACCGGTGCGCCGCTGGATGATCGCGGCGCTGCCAAGGTTCAGCGGTTTGTCGAAAAACCGGACCTGCAAACCGCCACGCATTACCTGGAAAGCGGCCACTTCCTGTGGAATTCGGGGATGTTCTGTTTCTCGGTGGCAACCCTGCTCGCCGAGTTGCAAGTGCACGCGCCCGAACTGCTGGAACAGACCCGCGCCTGCATGGCAGACAGTGCGCCGGTAGAAACCGGTGGCTGCCTGCAACAGGAGTTGTCGCCGACGCTGTTTGCCGAAATCACTGACATTTCCATCGACTACGCGTTGATGGAACGCTCGGACAAAGTAGTCGTCGTGCCGGCCGGTTTCGACTGGAGCGATATCGGTTCGTGGAGCGCGCTGGCCGCACTGATCGCGCCGGATGCGCAGAACAATCGCGCCAGCGGCGACGCGGTGTTCGTCGACAGCCACAACAACTTCGTCCAGAGCGAAGGCCGGCTGGTCGCCGCCGTCGGCGTGGAAAACCTGATCATCGTCGACACCGCCGACGCCGTGCTGGTGGCCCACGCCGACCGCGCGCAGGATGTGCGTCGCGTGGCCAAACAACTCAAGGCTGACAAACACGAAGCCTACCGTTTGCACCGCACCGTCAGCCGACCGTGGGGCACTTACACCGTGCTCGAAGAAGGCCCGCGTTTCAAAATCAAACGCATCGTGGTCAAGCCGGGCGGCAAGTTGTCGCTGCAAATGCACCACCACCGCAACGAACACTGGGTGGTCGTCGAAGGCATGGCCAAGGTCACCAACAACGGCACCGGCACGCACCTGGTGGCGAAGAATGAATCGACGTTCATCGCCGCCGGGCACAAGCATCGACTGGAAAACCCCGGCGTCATCGACCTGGTGATCATCGAAGTGCAAAGCGGCGAATACCTGGGAGAGGACGACATCGTCCGCTTCGAAGACCAATACGGCAGGACGGTTTGA
- a CDS encoding ABC transporter ATP-binding protein, with amino-acid sequence MGHIRVSGLGKAYKQYPNRWSRLLEWLVPFSGTHHHLHWVLQGVDFEIQPGEAVGIVGVNGAGKSTLLKMITGTTQPTCGQIQLQGRVAALLELGMGFHPDFTGRQNVFMAGQLLGMQVEEIEELMAEIESFAEIGDAIDQPVRTYSSGMQMRLAFSVATARRPDILIVDEALSVGDAYFQHKSFDRIRNFRKAGTTLLIVSHDRSAIQSICDTAILLEGGRMAMRGKPEEVMDYYNAMLAQREGQTVRQEMLANGQVQTISGTGEAGILSVRLLDAQGRSVEVAEVGQPMVLEVQAEVREDIERLILGFMIKDRLGQAIYGINTHRLDKAITDLTAGERVTFRFAFDMRLGKGNYSIALSLSRLDSHLDRNFEWRDYGLVFHVINNRQEDFVGCSWLEAQTTITRSTENALLTADPEVTR; translated from the coding sequence ATGGGACATATTCGCGTCAGTGGCCTGGGCAAGGCCTACAAACAATACCCGAACCGCTGGAGCCGCCTGCTCGAATGGCTGGTGCCGTTTTCCGGCACTCATCACCATTTGCACTGGGTGCTGCAAGGCGTCGATTTCGAGATTCAGCCCGGTGAAGCCGTGGGCATTGTCGGGGTCAACGGTGCCGGCAAAAGCACGCTGCTGAAGATGATCACCGGCACCACGCAACCGACTTGCGGGCAGATTCAACTGCAGGGTCGAGTAGCGGCGTTGCTCGAATTGGGCATGGGTTTTCACCCGGATTTCACCGGGCGGCAAAACGTGTTCATGGCCGGCCAATTGCTCGGCATGCAGGTCGAAGAAATCGAAGAACTGATGGCGGAAATCGAGAGCTTTGCGGAAATCGGCGATGCCATCGATCAGCCGGTGCGCACCTATTCCAGCGGCATGCAAATGCGCCTGGCGTTCAGCGTCGCCACCGCGCGCCGTCCGGACATTCTGATCGTCGACGAAGCGCTGTCGGTCGGCGATGCGTATTTCCAGCACAAAAGCTTCGACCGCATCCGCAACTTCCGCAAGGCCGGCACCACGCTGCTGATCGTCTCGCATGATCGCTCGGCGATTCAGTCGATCTGCGACACCGCGATCCTGCTCGAAGGCGGGCGCATGGCGATGCGCGGCAAACCCGAAGAAGTCATGGATTACTACAACGCGATGCTCGCCCAGCGCGAAGGCCAGACCGTGCGCCAGGAGATGCTCGCCAACGGTCAGGTGCAAACCATTTCCGGCACCGGTGAAGCGGGGATTCTCAGCGTGCGCTTGCTCGACGCGCAGGGCCGCTCGGTCGAAGTCGCCGAAGTCGGCCAGCCAATGGTCCTGGAAGTGCAAGCCGAGGTTCGTGAAGACATCGAACGGCTGATCCTCGGGTTCATGATCAAGGACCGTTTGGGCCAGGCGATTTACGGCATCAACACGCATCGCCTCGACAAAGCCATCACCGACCTGACTGCTGGCGAGCGCGTGACCTTCCGGTTTGCTTTCGACATGCGCCTGGGCAAAGGCAATTATTCGATTGCCCTGAGCCTGTCGCGTCTCGACTCGCATCTGGATCGCAACTTCGAATGGCGCGACTACGGCCTGGTGTTTCACGTGATCAATAATCGCCAGGAAGACTTCGTCGGTTGCTCGTGGCTGGAGGCGCAAACCACCATTACCCGCTCCACTGAAAATGCGCTGCTGACAGCTGACCCGGAGGTGACGCGATGA
- a CDS encoding glycosyltransferase — protein MNFILYSDVNDSSISQSLGRPEYSYYFVLKAYRPVLESLGRVHVVSAVAEVDALYQQHLAAGEDSLFLCFTPPHKTPNNLQCPMVCVVAWEFDSIPAEHWDNDPRHDWSQTLARHGRVITLSSHTAQAIRRTLGQDFPVLVLPTPLWERFAEVREQYPSTPINPGTTLQIKGCILDSRPMGLSADGLIAPIFNEQELEIRGLNLEAPAPEPEAPPPPPPLTLRRRAFISKHYLREIYRALKHNALLWYREAARDLVPEAVRPHLARLRSAPPAPAPAPEPLQVPTTLSETLELAEHPQANLPDTSQHVEIDVSGVVYVSVFNPDDGRKNWHHLITAFCWGLRDAADATLVLKMTQNDLSTYYVELITLLSQLSPFSCRVVILHGYLQDDEFARLYGAASFYVNASRCEGLCLPLMEFMSCARPVIAPNHTAMADYIDERVGFIVKSSHEPTIWPEDARILYRTLRHRPDWGSLKTAYEQSYAMAKKRPEDYQAMASAANQRMRDYCSFAPVQQRLAQFLALPPGDQSTPLAAAVGTTAC, from the coding sequence ATGAACTTCATTCTTTACTCGGACGTCAACGACAGCTCCATCAGCCAGAGTCTCGGGCGTCCCGAATACAGTTATTACTTCGTGCTCAAGGCCTATCGCCCGGTGCTCGAAAGCCTTGGGCGGGTGCACGTGGTGTCCGCCGTTGCCGAGGTTGATGCGCTTTACCAGCAACACCTCGCTGCCGGCGAAGACAGCTTGTTCCTGTGCTTCACGCCGCCGCACAAAACCCCGAATAATCTGCAATGCCCGATGGTCTGCGTGGTTGCCTGGGAGTTTGACTCGATCCCCGCCGAACACTGGGACAACGACCCGCGCCATGACTGGAGCCAGACGTTGGCGCGGCATGGCCGGGTGATCACTTTGTCCAGCCACACCGCGCAGGCGATCCGCCGCACGCTGGGCCAGGACTTCCCGGTGCTGGTGCTGCCGACGCCGCTGTGGGAACGCTTCGCCGAGGTGCGTGAGCAGTATCCGAGCACGCCGATCAACCCCGGCACCACGTTGCAGATCAAGGGCTGCATCCTCGACAGCCGGCCGATGGGCTTGTCCGCCGATGGCTTGATCGCGCCGATCTTCAATGAGCAGGAACTGGAAATCCGTGGCCTCAATCTCGAAGCGCCCGCGCCAGAACCCGAAGCGCCGCCACCGCCACCGCCACTGACCCTGCGCCGCCGTGCATTCATCAGCAAACATTACCTGCGCGAAATCTATCGCGCGCTCAAGCACAACGCGCTGCTGTGGTACCGCGAAGCGGCTCGCGACCTGGTGCCCGAGGCCGTCCGCCCCCATCTGGCGCGGTTACGATCCGCGCCGCCCGCACCAGCGCCTGCGCCCGAACCCCTGCAAGTGCCCACCACGCTAAGCGAAACCCTCGAACTCGCCGAACACCCGCAAGCCAACCTGCCCGACACCAGCCAACACGTCGAAATCGACGTCAGCGGCGTGGTCTATGTCAGCGTGTTCAACCCCGATGACGGGCGCAAGAACTGGCATCACCTGATCACCGCGTTCTGCTGGGGCCTGCGCGACGCCGCAGACGCGACGCTGGTGCTGAAGATGACGCAGAACGATCTCTCGACCTATTACGTCGAGCTGATCACCTTGCTCTCGCAGCTGTCGCCGTTCAGTTGCCGCGTGGTGATCCTCCACGGTTACTTGCAGGACGACGAGTTCGCCCGGCTGTACGGCGCGGCGAGTTTCTACGTCAACGCCTCGCGCTGCGAAGGTCTGTGTTTGCCGCTGATGGAATTCATGTCGTGCGCGCGCCCGGTGATCGCGCCGAACCATACGGCGATGGCGGATTACATCGACGAGCGCGTCGGGTTCATCGTCAAGTCCAGCCACGAGCCGACAATCTGGCCGGAGGACGCGCGCATTCTCTATCGCACCTTGCGCCATCGCCCGGACTGGGGCTCGCTGAAAACCGCGTATGAGCAGAGCTACGCCATGGCGAAAAAACGTCCAGAGGACTATCAAGCCATGGCCAGCGCCGCCAACCAACGCATGCGCGATTACTGCAGTTTTGCCCCGGTGCAGCAGCGCCTCGCGCAATTTCTGGCGCTGCCGCCGGGCGATCAAAGCACGCCGCTGGCCGCCGCTGTGGGGACGACCGCATGCTGA
- a CDS encoding acyltransferase family protein, with translation MSGKRIMDIELLRGIAVLGVLFHHLQGSLFTDSVPTLEKIHAWAQPWWGVDLFFAISGFVIARSLIPALHGCSTRQEYWQQTRNFWLRRAFRLLPSAWLWLALMLLACLLINRSGAFGSLHANLQATLAGVAQYANFRFADSFYNYEYGTSFVYWSLALEEQFYLLFPLLILLCRKHLVWALLALVAVQLFTLRTPILMVVRTDALALGILLAMWSAQPSYLRCDPRFLRRPWAGVSALLVLAVALSFMATDRFTFTSYRIGAIAVLSALLVWIASYNRDYLLPKGLLKNLMVWVGSRSYGIYLIHIPAYLLVRELIFRLQAAGLPSPAGHPILTIAIAGGLIVLLSELNYRCVEMPMRNRGAALVQRLSTPRSAVPSSGATSC, from the coding sequence ATGAGCGGCAAGCGGATCATGGACATCGAATTGCTGCGCGGCATCGCTGTGTTGGGCGTGTTGTTCCATCACCTGCAAGGCAGTTTGTTCACCGACAGCGTGCCGACGCTGGAGAAAATTCACGCCTGGGCGCAACCGTGGTGGGGCGTCGATCTGTTTTTCGCGATCTCCGGTTTTGTCATTGCGCGCAGTTTGATTCCGGCGCTGCACGGTTGCAGCACACGCCAGGAATACTGGCAGCAGACCCGCAACTTCTGGCTGCGCCGGGCCTTTCGCTTGCTGCCGTCGGCGTGGCTGTGGCTGGCGCTGATGCTGCTCGCCTGTTTGCTGATCAACCGTTCCGGGGCGTTCGGCAGCTTGCACGCCAACCTGCAAGCGACGCTGGCCGGCGTCGCGCAATACGCGAATTTCCGTTTTGCCGACAGCTTCTACAACTACGAGTACGGCACCAGTTTTGTCTACTGGAGTCTGGCGCTGGAGGAGCAGTTTTACTTGTTGTTCCCGCTGCTGATCCTGCTCTGCCGCAAGCATCTGGTGTGGGCGCTGCTGGCGCTGGTCGCGGTGCAACTGTTTACGCTGCGCACGCCGATTTTGATGGTGGTGCGCACCGACGCGCTGGCGCTCGGCATTCTTCTGGCGATGTGGAGCGCGCAGCCGAGTTACCTGCGTTGCGATCCGAGGTTTTTGCGGCGGCCATGGGCGGGCGTGTCGGCGCTGCTGGTGCTGGCGGTGGCGCTGAGTTTTATGGCGACGGATCGTTTCACTTTCACCAGTTACCGGATCGGCGCAATTGCCGTGCTCAGCGCGCTGCTGGTGTGGATCGCCTCTTACAACCGGGATTACTTGCTGCCCAAAGGCCTGCTGAAGAACCTCATGGTGTGGGTCGGCAGCCGTTCCTACGGGATTTACCTGATCCACATTCCGGCGTATTTGCTGGTGCGCGAATTGATTTTCCGTTTACAAGCCGCCGGTTTGCCGAGCCCGGCCGGGCATCCGATTTTGACCATTGCCATCGCGGGCGGGCTGATCGTGCTGTTGAGCGAACTCAATTACCGCTGCGTCGAAATGCCCATGCGTAATCGCGGCGCCGCCCTGGTGCAACGTCTGAGCACGCCGCGATCCGCCGTCCCATCCTCTGGAGCTACCTCATGCTGA
- a CDS encoding ABC transporter permease: MLLNLYRSLRNYRGFVFGSVKREFQARYRNSLFGALWTVLNPLSMIVVYTVIFSQIMRARLPGVDDGLAYSVYLCAGLLTWGLFAEITTRSQSMFLENANLLKKISFPRICLPVIALLNAGINFAIILGLFFGFLLISGRLPGMALLALIPLLLLQIIFAAGLGMILGILNVFFRDVGQLFGICLQFWFWLTPIVYPISILPPGIQQVISLNPMTALMTSYQNVFLYNQWPDWRSLIPLLVIGVLFCVMALRLFRQRVGEMVDEL, translated from the coding sequence ATGCTGCTTAATCTGTACCGCTCGCTGCGCAATTACCGTGGATTCGTCTTCGGCAGCGTCAAGCGAGAGTTTCAGGCGCGTTATCGCAATTCGCTGTTCGGGGCCTTGTGGACCGTGCTCAACCCGCTGTCGATGATCGTCGTGTACACGGTGATTTTTTCCCAGATCATGCGCGCGCGCCTGCCCGGCGTGGACGATGGCCTGGCCTACAGCGTGTACTTGTGCGCCGGCCTGCTGACCTGGGGCCTGTTCGCGGAAATCACCACGCGCAGCCAGAGCATGTTTCTCGAAAACGCCAACCTGCTGAAGAAAATCAGCTTCCCGCGCATCTGTTTGCCGGTGATCGCGCTGCTGAATGCGGGCATCAATTTCGCGATCATTCTCGGGCTGTTCTTCGGTTTCCTGCTGATCAGCGGACGGTTGCCGGGCATGGCGTTGCTGGCACTGATCCCGTTGCTGCTGCTGCAAATAATCTTTGCCGCCGGGCTGGGGATGATCCTCGGCATCCTCAATGTGTTCTTTCGCGACGTCGGGCAATTGTTCGGCATCTGCCTGCAATTCTGGTTCTGGCTGACGCCGATCGTTTACCCGATCTCGATCCTGCCACCGGGCATCCAGCAGGTGATCAGCCTCAACCCGATGACCGCGCTGATGACCAGTTATCAGAACGTCTTCCTCTACAACCAATGGCCGGACTGGCGGTCGTTGATCCCGTTGCTGGTGATCGGCGTGCTGTTCTGCGTCATGGCGCTGCGGCTGTTCCGCCAGCGCGTCGGTGAAATGGTGGACGAACTCTGA